Proteins co-encoded in one Pseudobdellovibrionaceae bacterium genomic window:
- the lptB gene encoding LPS export ABC transporter ATP-binding protein has protein sequence MSVLMVQNIFKSYKGRPVVQGANFKIESEQIVGLLGPNGAGKTTSFYMTLGIVDADKGSILLDGKDITKLKLSQRAKLGMSYLAQEASIFRKLTVEDNILVAIEAHGYKRTLKKERLEKLLKDFGLEHIRNSLGMSLSGGERRRVEIARALAGEPKFLFLDEPFAGIDPLAVGEIKKIIKKLQSEGLGIFITDHNVRETLEICEYAYLLKSGTVIVEGEPIQITQSSLAREFYLGEDFRM, from the coding sequence ATGTCGGTTTTAATGGTGCAAAATATTTTTAAAAGTTATAAGGGACGCCCCGTTGTTCAGGGTGCAAACTTTAAGATTGAAAGTGAACAGATCGTAGGTCTTCTGGGACCTAATGGTGCAGGTAAGACCACAAGCTTTTATATGACCCTAGGAATTGTAGATGCAGATAAGGGGAGCATCTTACTTGATGGTAAAGACATCACTAAACTGAAGCTCTCTCAGCGAGCTAAACTAGGGATGAGTTACTTAGCTCAAGAGGCCAGCATCTTTCGCAAGCTTACGGTAGAAGACAATATTCTGGTGGCTATTGAAGCCCATGGCTATAAGCGCACTCTAAAAAAAGAACGACTAGAGAAGCTGCTTAAGGATTTTGGTTTGGAACACATTCGCAACAGTTTGGGCATGAGTCTTTCAGGTGGTGAGCGACGACGTGTCGAGATCGCGCGAGCCCTTGCAGGGGAACCTAAGTTTTTATTCTTAGACGAACCCTTTGCGGGGATTGACCCTCTGGCTGTTGGTGAGATCAAAAAGATTATCAAAAAGCTACAGTCTGAAGGGCTTGGGATTTTTATTACAGATCATAACGTACGTGAAACACTTGAGATTTGTGAGTATGCGTATTTACTAAAGTCTGGCACGGTTATTGTCGAAGGAGAACCTATACAGATCACTCAATCTAGCCTAGCTAGAGAGTTCTACTTGGGAGAAGATTTTAGAATGTAA
- the rpoN gene encoding RNA polymerase factor sigma-54, with protein MSMQLKTSLKLSQQLRMTPQLQQAIKMLQLSRLELENEIRKEIDENPVLEEIMDTIEDDPSVELSSTSQEKDSSSEDQDPQKQDEYEYGDDDLQYRGLSATAPSEAINYDNFISVSQTLKEHLQWQASLSGFNEEEMAMVSLLISHIDDNGYIKVPLGQIAEEENIEVIELEEILPFVQEFDPPGVGSRDLKECLMLQAKHLEEDTKDVMHVIEHHLKDMEKKNYESIAKSMNLAIEEVVEICKIILSFDPKPGRAFQSSDTQYVTPDVYVYKVGEEYVVALNEEGLPKLKISSFYKSLLTDGGSKSAAKLEGQSKQTQDYIQDKLKSAVWLIKSIQQRQRTIYKVTESIVKHQLEFFEKGPAHIRPMILKDIANDIEMHESTVSRVTTNKYVHTPRGIFELKYFFNSGISKTDGDSLASESVKLKIKDLVAKENAKKPLSDQKIVDLLRDDGIEIARRTVAKYRDVLGILPSSKRKKYF; from the coding sequence ATGTCTATGCAGCTTAAAACCAGCCTGAAATTATCGCAGCAACTTAGGATGACTCCCCAGCTTCAGCAGGCGATCAAAATGCTGCAATTGTCGCGCTTAGAGCTTGAAAATGAAATTCGTAAAGAGATAGATGAAAACCCCGTCCTTGAAGAGATCATGGACACCATCGAAGACGATCCCAGTGTAGAGCTGTCTTCAACATCCCAAGAAAAAGATTCCAGTTCCGAAGACCAAGATCCTCAAAAACAAGATGAGTATGAGTACGGTGACGATGATTTGCAGTACCGAGGCCTGTCTGCGACGGCTCCCAGTGAAGCCATTAACTATGACAATTTCATTTCTGTCTCTCAAACCTTAAAAGAGCACTTGCAGTGGCAAGCCAGTCTTAGTGGTTTCAATGAAGAAGAGATGGCGATGGTGAGCCTTTTGATTTCTCATATTGATGACAATGGTTATATCAAAGTTCCTCTAGGGCAGATTGCAGAAGAAGAAAATATTGAGGTCATAGAGTTAGAGGAGATACTGCCTTTTGTGCAAGAGTTTGATCCTCCTGGAGTAGGAAGTCGTGATCTTAAAGAGTGCCTCATGTTGCAAGCCAAACATTTAGAAGAAGACACCAAAGATGTGATGCACGTGATTGAACATCACCTTAAAGACATGGAAAAGAAGAATTACGAAAGTATCGCAAAATCCATGAATCTGGCCATCGAAGAGGTGGTTGAAATTTGTAAGATCATTTTATCCTTTGATCCCAAGCCAGGTCGTGCCTTCCAGTCTTCTGACACCCAGTATGTCACTCCTGATGTCTATGTGTACAAGGTAGGCGAAGAGTATGTTGTGGCCCTTAACGAAGAGGGACTGCCTAAGCTTAAAATTTCAAGTTTCTATAAGAGCCTGCTGACAGATGGTGGGAGTAAGTCTGCGGCCAAGCTGGAAGGGCAATCCAAACAGACTCAAGATTACATTCAGGATAAATTAAAATCAGCAGTATGGTTGATCAAGTCCATCCAGCAACGCCAGAGAACCATCTATAAGGTGACAGAAAGTATTGTGAAACATCAGCTGGAGTTTTTCGAGAAGGGCCCAGCCCATATCCGTCCTATGATTTTAAAGGACATCGCTAATGATATTGAGATGCACGAATCCACAGTGAGTCGTGTGACCACCAATAAGTATGTTCACACTCCAAGAGGAATTTTTGAGCTGAAATACTTTTTTAACTCAGGAATCTCTAAAACCGACGGGGACTCTTTGGCCAGTGAATCTGTGAAGCTTAAGATCAAAGATCTAGTTGCTAAAGAGAACGCCAAAAAGCCACTTTCGGACCAAAAGATTGTGGACTTGCTTAGAGACGACGGCATCGAAATCGCTCGTCGAACTGTGGCCAAGTACCGCGATGTCTTAGGCATCTTGCCTTCAAGCAAACGCAAAAAATACTTCTAA